A portion of the Mesobacillus jeotgali genome contains these proteins:
- the argH gene encoding argininosuccinate lyase, giving the protein MNKLEEFIKTEGAAFPGKTYVEALLKPVFNDQRDYLFHVMFDIHRAHVIMLAEQGIIEKDEAKVMLKGINKVAVTDVGQLNYEPQFEDLFFMMEAKIGEEIGAELAGKIHIGRSRNDMGVAMYRLVLREHLVNLLASAYQLSEALLERAENHTDTIITGYTHTQPAQPTTLGHYFLAIYDVLGRDIQRLWAAYRTVNQSPLGAAALTTTGFPISRERTRNLLGFDRIVENSYDSIGGGDYLLETASALMTSMVNTGRWIQDFLQHVTREFGSFYVADPYVQCSSIMPQKRNPVSIEHSRSIASSAYGDALAAFNMVHNTPFGDIVDTEDDLQPHLYRAFNNANRVWKLMYAVIATLKVNGEHTKEMAKKSSITITELADTLARDYGVPFRKAHSIASFISKETIKERKELYEWEVEAINAVIAQFVNVSLTEEEWQKIISPEYFIEIRDLQGGPSPKEVKRMIGERKQKLGKDLGEYSETVRILDEKRKELVEFCF; this is encoded by the coding sequence ATGAACAAGCTAGAAGAATTTATCAAGACAGAAGGAGCTGCTTTTCCCGGAAAGACGTATGTTGAGGCACTGTTGAAGCCTGTCTTTAATGACCAGCGGGATTATTTGTTCCATGTCATGTTTGATATCCACCGGGCGCATGTGATTATGCTAGCTGAACAGGGGATTATCGAAAAAGATGAAGCGAAAGTGATGCTTAAAGGGATTAATAAGGTTGCCGTAACTGATGTCGGGCAGCTGAATTATGAACCGCAGTTCGAGGATTTATTTTTCATGATGGAAGCGAAGATCGGCGAGGAAATTGGTGCCGAGCTTGCCGGCAAGATTCATATCGGCCGCAGCAGGAATGATATGGGAGTCGCGATGTACCGCCTCGTGCTAAGGGAGCATCTAGTCAATTTGCTGGCAAGTGCCTATCAATTGAGCGAGGCATTGCTGGAGCGGGCCGAAAACCATACGGATACGATCATTACAGGCTATACGCACACGCAGCCGGCACAGCCGACCACTTTGGGCCATTACTTCCTGGCAATCTATGATGTTTTGGGACGTGATATTCAGAGGCTGTGGGCGGCTTATCGAACCGTCAATCAGTCCCCGCTTGGAGCTGCCGCTCTGACGACTACTGGATTCCCTATCAGCCGTGAACGGACTCGTAACTTGCTCGGCTTTGACCGGATTGTTGAGAATTCCTATGACTCGATCGGCGGCGGGGACTATTTGCTTGAAACTGCTTCGGCACTGATGACAAGCATGGTGAATACTGGCCGCTGGATCCAGGACTTCCTTCAGCATGTCACCAGGGAATTTGGTTCTTTTTACGTCGCTGATCCTTATGTGCAATGCAGCAGCATCATGCCGCAAAAGCGCAATCCGGTTTCCATTGAGCATTCACGTTCAATTGCCAGCAGCGCCTATGGTGACGCGCTTGCTGCCTTCAATATGGTGCACAACACACCGTTCGGCGATATCGTTGATACAGAAGACGACCTTCAGCCGCATCTATACCGTGCTTTCAATAACGCCAACCGCGTATGGAAGCTAATGTACGCGGTGATTGCGACGCTGAAGGTGAACGGAGAGCACACGAAAGAAATGGCGAAGAAGTCCAGCATCACGATTACTGAATTGGCGGATACGCTGGCCCGTGATTATGGCGTTCCATTCAGGAAAGCCCACTCAATCGCAAGCTTCATTTCCAAAGAAACCATCAAGGAAAGAAAAGAACTGTACGAGTGGGAAGTGGAGGCAATTAACGCTGTCATTGCCCAATTCGTCAACGTCTCATTGACAGAAGAAGAATGGCAGAAGATCATCTCGCCAGAATACTTCATAGAAATCCGCGATTTGCAGGGAGGGCCAAGCCCGAAAGAGGTTAAGCGGATGATCGGGGAAAGGAAGCAAAAACTAGGTAAAGACCTGGGAGAGTACTCGGAAACGGTGCGTATACTGGATGAAAAGAGGAAAGAGCTGGTTGAGTTTTGTTTTTAA
- a CDS encoding DUF5381 family protein has product MKKVNYRTSTIIGRLLVCALFILSGAALILASIYLEAPTVRKVFSVAAGILGILFFGRMAIMLIILLFKNKNMFSYDQENITVRDKTIKIDSIKSVEQENDIQTGYLGIKTPAFILNIKGGEPIYIPTYYVISKKDYPIIHKTLKAIVSDRTKR; this is encoded by the coding sequence ATGAAAAAAGTAAACTATCGAACCTCTACCATTATTGGCCGCTTATTGGTTTGTGCACTCTTTATTCTATCTGGAGCAGCCCTGATTCTCGCAAGTATCTATTTAGAGGCTCCTACTGTCAGGAAAGTTTTTTCTGTAGCAGCTGGTATTCTTGGAATTTTGTTTTTTGGCAGGATGGCAATAATGCTCATCATCCTTTTATTCAAAAATAAAAATATGTTCAGTTACGATCAGGAAAATATTACAGTAAGGGATAAAACAATCAAAATTGATTCTATTAAAAGTGTAGAACAAGAGAATGATATCCAAACTGGTTATTTAGGAATTAAAACTCCAGCCTTCATTCTGAATATAAAGGGCGGGGAACCTATTTACATACCAACTTATTATGTGATCTCAAAGAAAGACTATCCAATAATACACAAAACCTTAAAAGCAATCGTCAGTGACCGGACCAAAAGATAG
- a CDS encoding DUF6241 domain-containing protein — MKKILTILMIVLGLVIAFGYGTYKILDNANNYQEDNQDSEATAVASPEDKSSPYATEREEYEEQTKNIGGQIFELELTDATTEDEIIDIMHKMTHQKVKAEDKWGAIPMSEDTVSQILEFLDKSNFVTKEDLKEIAEKWKKGNFQSVDQDHNYFWQWQGGTVGRAYGIMTSAEEEEFIKNNF; from the coding sequence TTGAAGAAAATACTAACAATCTTGATGATTGTCCTTGGTTTAGTTATTGCATTCGGTTACGGCACCTATAAAATACTGGATAACGCTAATAACTATCAAGAAGATAATCAGGATAGTGAAGCCACTGCGGTTGCTTCACCTGAGGATAAAAGTTCACCTTATGCCACAGAACGTGAAGAATATGAGGAGCAAACAAAAAATATCGGTGGACAAATCTTTGAACTGGAACTGACGGATGCCACGACTGAAGATGAAATCATCGACATCATGCACAAGATGACTCATCAGAAAGTGAAGGCAGAAGACAAGTGGGGAGCTATTCCAATGTCGGAAGACACGGTATCACAAATCCTTGAGTTCCTGGATAAATCAAATTTTGTGACAAAGGAAGACCTTAAGGAAATAGCAGAAAAATGGAAAAAAGGGAATTTTCAAAGTGTTGATCAAGACCACAACTACTTCTGGCAATGGCAAGGGGGAACAGTCGGTAGAGCTTACGGAATCATGACTTCCGCAGAAGAAGAAGAATTCATTAAGAATAATTTTTAA